The Tolypothrix sp. PCC 7712 genome includes a window with the following:
- a CDS encoding AAA family ATPase, giving the protein MNLSHLNLLIDSGIPIVCVTASISERMTVLKQIYQECAVTRNLPMYLWNAGWGCFKQVQFNSERCVSFPTVYSSKLQPRDDGIFAAFDDLLNSEIDGVFIFENLQSLIKQDSTLYLKNYSFKITSQIINIFYELKNINNTKYLIILAMDDVELPQSLTQLIPNLSMPLPSHEIIADFIKEFLFNQITDFPKDFDLSILVNAASGLTLEEIRSGFAIAINSCPDFHSNTIALHLLDYKINRFRAFNLNFISHSNVADFGGLDLLKKFIENVKLDFAPEARSANIPLPKGCLLVGPPGTGKTLAAHVSAKTLGFPLVCMDTAAVMSGSATHLKRLLERIEACAPVVLYFDELDKLFAASTPSGEDIDSRRILGTLLTWLQEKQSAVFVVASLNRLDALPPELTRVGRFDEIFYVGFPQAIERKEILMMHLARFDERYRNGGDGLRPTVGDRLTEKEWRILLNKTINCNGAELARMVEKAARALFHQGREIHIGLSELLEQREMIVPLYVRDTDRILAIENRAKYICQPASTKDSSVFAPAITTYWGEPCVQS; this is encoded by the coding sequence GTGAACTTATCCCATTTGAATTTATTAATTGACTCTGGTATACCTATAGTCTGTGTAACCGCTTCGATATCAGAGCGGATGACAGTTTTAAAGCAGATTTACCAGGAATGTGCAGTGACGAGAAATCTGCCTATGTATTTATGGAATGCTGGTTGGGGATGTTTTAAACAAGTCCAATTTAATTCTGAGCGTTGTGTAAGTTTTCCAACTGTATACTCTAGTAAATTACAGCCTCGTGATGATGGAATCTTTGCAGCTTTCGATGATTTGTTAAATTCTGAAATAGATGGTGTTTTTATTTTTGAGAATTTGCAGTCTTTAATTAAACAAGACTCAACATTATATCTAAAAAATTATTCATTTAAAATTACCTCGCAAATAATCAACATTTTTTATGAATTAAAAAATATCAACAATACAAAATATTTAATTATTTTAGCAATGGATGATGTGGAACTACCACAGTCATTGACTCAGTTAATTCCCAATCTCTCTATGCCCTTGCCTTCGCATGAGATAATAGCTGATTTTATTAAAGAATTTTTATTTAATCAAATAACTGATTTCCCAAAGGATTTTGATTTATCTATTTTGGTAAATGCTGCTTCTGGTTTAACTCTTGAGGAAATACGTTCTGGATTTGCAATAGCGATTAATTCTTGTCCAGATTTTCATAGTAATACAATAGCCCTACACTTGCTAGATTATAAAATTAATCGCTTTCGTGCTTTTAACTTAAACTTTATTTCTCACTCAAACGTAGCTGACTTTGGTGGTTTAGATTTACTCAAAAAATTTATTGAAAATGTCAAGCTAGATTTTGCTCCCGAAGCACGATCTGCCAATATTCCCCTTCCAAAAGGTTGTTTACTGGTAGGGCCACCGGGGACAGGAAAGACTCTGGCGGCGCACGTCAGTGCCAAAACTTTAGGATTTCCCCTTGTGTGCATGGATACCGCAGCAGTAATGAGTGGTAGTGCAACCCATCTCAAACGCTTGCTAGAGCGTATAGAAGCTTGCGCTCCCGTTGTGCTTTACTTTGATGAATTAGATAAATTGTTCGCAGCATCCACTCCTTCAGGTGAAGATATTGATTCACGCCGAATCTTGGGAACCCTACTCACTTGGTTGCAAGAAAAACAGAGTGCTGTATTTGTGGTAGCCAGCCTTAACCGACTCGATGCACTACCACCAGAATTAACCAGGGTTGGCAGATTTGATGAAATATTCTACGTCGGCTTTCCTCAAGCGATAGAGCGAAAAGAAATTCTGATGATGCACCTAGCGAGATTTGACGAACGATACCGCAATGGTGGCGATGGGCTACGCCCCACCGTAGGCGATCGCCTTACCGAGAAAGAATGGCGGATTCTTCTCAACAAAACCATCAACTGTAACGGTGCTGAACTAGCAAGAATGGTAGAAAAAGCAGCCCGTGCATTATTTCATCAAGGGCGGGAGATTCATATTGGGTTGTCCGAACTGTTGGAACAAAGGGAAATGATAGTACCACTCTACGTCAGAGATACCGACAGAATACTGGCTATAGAAAATCGAGCCAAGTATATTTGTCAACCAGCATCGACAAAAGACTCTTCGGTTTTCGCTCCAGCGATTACTACGTATTGGGGAGAACCCTGTGTTCAAAGTTAA
- a CDS encoding type IV secretory system conjugative DNA transfer family protein, with translation MKNSTSNYSLGIQVPLAKVETLQIERLTELMKSQSGLVLLSCLIALAIFRVLSGGNRKGKLATSYWGGGREKYLAARKAKQQISNPTRNWAALYIGTPQQMRSRIENEWRTAGLLKTKPTVNQKLHKLISPNSTLYVPDVQRGIAVIGAAGSGKTFSVIDPLIRSAFDQGFPVCAYDFKYPAQTKRAVAYAMKRGYTVRIFAPGFPESETCNPLDLLKDEEDAIAAGQITRVISRNFDRGGNSNSDKFFEEAGDSLVEGILLVTKAVKTLTGDDKYCDLMMAQAILSLPNLAVRLEAASRDKLKIWTTRPLSQLISVKYSEKTTASIVGAAQRIFQRFLKKDFVGAFCGQTTLPLDLDGKQLIVFGLNRNNRDIISPLLAAILHMIVTRNVSRIVPRKDPLVVALDELPTLYLPALVNWLNESREDGFVGILGYQNIVQLEKVYGKELTRAILGGTATKFIFNPQDPESAKLFSDYLGEMEIKFNSKSRSTGKGGASHSTNEQHQKRHLFEAAQFAKMSTGKAVIINPAYTRGTEAYVPILQTMKVPAADIAEMNWSEGKWDFVRERLIQNNSVQISDSERSQQFMERRELAEKLFPIPEESNSVPSPEEVANVF, from the coding sequence ATGAAAAATTCAACTTCAAATTACTCTCTAGGAATTCAAGTACCGCTTGCAAAAGTAGAGACATTACAAATTGAAAGATTGACAGAATTGATGAAATCGCAGTCTGGCCTGGTACTTTTGAGTTGCTTGATTGCACTTGCTATTTTTCGAGTTCTTTCAGGAGGGAATCGCAAAGGTAAACTGGCTACCAGTTACTGGGGTGGTGGTCGTGAAAAATATTTGGCTGCACGTAAAGCTAAACAGCAGATATCTAATCCTACGCGCAATTGGGCAGCACTTTACATTGGTACACCTCAGCAAATGCGATCGCGCATTGAAAATGAATGGCGTACCGCAGGTTTACTGAAGACAAAACCAACTGTGAATCAAAAATTACACAAATTAATATCGCCTAACTCTACTCTGTATGTTCCTGATGTCCAAAGAGGAATAGCCGTTATAGGTGCAGCAGGTTCTGGCAAGACATTCTCTGTAATCGACCCTTTAATTCGTAGCGCTTTTGACCAGGGGTTTCCTGTATGTGCCTATGATTTCAAATATCCCGCACAGACCAAACGGGCTGTAGCTTACGCTATGAAGCGCGGTTACACCGTCAGAATATTTGCGCCAGGGTTTCCTGAAAGTGAAACCTGCAATCCTTTAGATCTGCTGAAAGACGAGGAAGATGCGATCGCCGCAGGTCAAATTACCAGGGTCATTTCGCGTAACTTCGACCGTGGGGGTAATAGCAACAGCGATAAATTCTTTGAAGAAGCCGGGGATAGTTTGGTTGAGGGTATTTTACTAGTCACCAAGGCAGTTAAAACTCTAACGGGTGACGACAAATACTGCGATTTGATGATGGCGCAGGCAATTTTATCTTTACCCAATCTGGCAGTAAGATTAGAAGCTGCTTCCAGGGACAAGCTGAAAATTTGGACAACACGACCGTTATCTCAGCTAATCAGCGTCAAGTACTCTGAGAAAACTACTGCTAGTATTGTTGGGGCCGCGCAGCGTATATTTCAGCGATTCCTCAAGAAAGACTTTGTGGGCGCATTCTGTGGCCAGACGACATTACCACTGGACTTGGATGGTAAACAGCTAATTGTGTTTGGGCTAAACAGGAATAACCGTGACATCATCAGTCCATTGCTGGCGGCTATTTTACACATGATTGTCACGCGCAATGTATCCCGTATCGTACCGAGAAAAGACCCTTTAGTAGTGGCTTTAGACGAACTACCTACTTTGTACTTACCAGCTCTTGTTAATTGGTTAAATGAAAGTCGTGAAGACGGTTTTGTAGGAATTTTGGGATATCAAAACATTGTCCAGTTAGAAAAAGTCTATGGTAAGGAACTGACACGGGCCATCTTGGGAGGTACAGCCACCAAGTTTATTTTCAACCCACAAGACCCGGAATCTGCAAAGTTGTTCAGTGACTACTTGGGCGAGATGGAAATCAAATTTAATTCCAAATCGCGCAGTACAGGAAAGGGAGGTGCTTCACACAGCACTAACGAACAGCATCAAAAACGCCATTTATTTGAAGCAGCACAGTTTGCCAAGATGAGTACGGGTAAGGCGGTAATTATCAATCCAGCTTACACTCGGGGCACAGAAGCTTATGTTCCCATATTGCAGACTATGAAAGTTCCTGCTGCTGATATTGCTGAGATGAACTGGTCGGAGGGAAAGTGGGATTTTGTTAGAGAAAGACTGATTCAAAACAATTCTGTGCAAATTAGCGACTCTGAACGTTCTCAACAATTTATGGAAAGGCGTGAATTAGCTGAAAAACTATTTCCCATACCTGAAGAATCTAATTCTGTGCCTTCTCCAGAAGAAGTTGCCAATGTTTTTTAG